One genomic segment of Sandaracinaceae bacterium includes these proteins:
- a CDS encoding cytochrome b/b6 domain-containing protein → MIERWSNASVALHWMTAALVAGLAAAGFVMSDLPADANLRQLLARSHTIFGILLMVLTVARLVVRWRGRSPAPLPLAPLHRRGVDVVHGLIYVVLFGLGASGVATAAGSAWPAYVSGELASAPALEQLASRKVHEVLVLTLLGLVGLHVGGVLIQQLRGVPVVARMLPGKKRSPKPTDPGGLREPG, encoded by the coding sequence ATGATCGAGAGATGGTCGAACGCGAGCGTCGCCTTGCACTGGATGACCGCGGCGCTCGTCGCGGGCCTGGCCGCGGCCGGGTTCGTGATGTCGGATCTCCCGGCCGACGCCAACCTTCGGCAGCTCCTCGCGCGGTCCCACACGATCTTCGGGATCCTGCTGATGGTCCTCACCGTCGCCCGTCTCGTCGTCCGTTGGCGTGGTCGATCCCCGGCGCCGCTGCCGCTGGCGCCGCTGCATCGGCGCGGCGTCGACGTCGTGCATGGCCTCATCTACGTGGTCCTCTTCGGGCTCGGTGCGAGCGGCGTCGCGACCGCGGCGGGCAGCGCGTGGCCCGCGTATGTGTCGGGAGAGCTGGCCTCCGCCCCCGCGCTCGAGCAGCTCGCTTCGAGGAAGGTCCACGAAGTCCTCGTCTTGACGCTACTCGGCCTCGTCGGGCTGCACGTCGGCGGGGTCCTGATCCAGCAGCTCCGGGGGGTGCCGGTCGTCGCTCGCATGCTCCCCGGGAAGAAGCGCTCGCCGAAGCCGACCGACCCGGGCGGCTTGCGAGAGCCTGGTTGA